One stretch of Deinococcus fonticola DNA includes these proteins:
- a CDS encoding YbaB/EbfC family nucleoid-associated protein, which produces MDMKKLMKQMQQAQGAANRIQEELAAQSVEGTASGLVTVVMNGHGKVQSLKIKPEAVDSDDVEALEDLILAAINDAAGKADDLQRDATKGLGIPGF; this is translated from the coding sequence ATGGACATGAAGAAGCTGATGAAGCAGATGCAGCAAGCCCAGGGCGCCGCCAACCGCATTCAGGAGGAGCTGGCCGCGCAGAGCGTGGAAGGCACCGCCAGCGGCCTGGTCACCGTCGTCATGAACGGCCACGGCAAAGTGCAAAGCCTGAAAATCAAGCCCGAAGCGGTCGACAGTGACGACGTGGAAGCTCTGGAAGACCTGATTCTGGCCGCCATCAACGACGCCGCCGGGAAAGCCGACGACCTGCAACGCGACGCGACCAAGGGACTGGGCATCCCCGGATTTTGA
- a CDS encoding NUDIX hydrolase, whose amino-acid sequence MTVALPPEALQVGLAVDVVAFAMHAGELQVLLIERGTLPHARDWALPGGFVHPGEELDQAALRELQTETAVHLEPRHLEQFYTFGAVNRDPRGRVVSVAHLAVLPHGTVEVAAGGDTLRAVWHPAHTPPPLAFDHHAILRRALLRLQIRLEYANLALDFLPDTFTLPELQAVYEAVLNRTMDKRNFRKRLLAQGMLSPSGERRSGVGRPAQLYRRAKNIKTAAL is encoded by the coding sequence ATGACGGTCGCCTTGCCCCCCGAAGCCCTGCAGGTTGGACTGGCAGTGGACGTGGTGGCCTTCGCCATGCACGCCGGGGAGTTGCAGGTGCTGCTGATCGAACGCGGCACCCTTCCGCACGCCCGCGACTGGGCGCTGCCGGGCGGCTTCGTTCACCCCGGCGAGGAACTCGACCAGGCTGCCCTGCGCGAACTCCAGACCGAAACGGCCGTCCACCTGGAACCGCGCCACCTGGAGCAGTTCTACACCTTCGGCGCAGTGAACCGCGACCCGCGTGGCCGGGTGGTCAGCGTCGCGCACCTGGCGGTGTTGCCTCACGGTACGGTGGAGGTCGCCGCCGGCGGGGACACCCTGCGGGCCGTCTGGCACCCCGCCCACACCCCGCCGCCCCTGGCCTTCGACCACCACGCTATCCTGCGCCGCGCGCTGCTGCGCCTGCAAATCCGGCTGGAGTACGCCAACCTAGCCCTGGACTTTCTGCCCGACACCTTTACCCTGCCGGAACTGCAGGCCGTGTACGAGGCCGTCCTCAACCGCACAATGGACAAACGCAACTTTCGTAAACGTCTGCTCGCGCAGGGCATGCTCTCGCCCAGCGGGGAGCGCCGCAGCGGCGTGGGCCGCCCCGCCCAGCTCTACCGCCGCGCCAAGAACATCAAGACTGCTGCGCTGTGA
- a CDS encoding amylo-alpha-1,6-glucosidase has translation MTLRVPLSVSPGPASRHSFGPQAARDPALEVLLTDGLGGFALSSLAGVPTRCYSGLVVSQWPPVQRFTHLAAPLEELEVAGEQAALHALEIAPGVFEGCGLELLSGATLHSLLPQREQFWRGVRVQRRQVMPRESGALMFLYDVAARDSVTLTLGGFFTDRDMHTVHRQAPNLMFQASGKRVTVQGERETVVCLHLPEAEQGDPNKPTVSPLTPAPFVQRLYYRLDEARGEPSTEYARGCALWRVTFPPGGGRVALSVQGVTPQTPPVPDPWEALAAEMSRRDDLIERAWRATGVTDGVVATLALAADAYLVKRAQPDGTSVIAGYPWFSDWGRDTMIALTGLTLLTGRAEAAQGILRTYLHSVRRGLIPNHFHDDGGGAGYNTVDGALWLAVALERYVRRAGDATFARECLPALRELLGWHIEGTDHGIRVDAQDGLLRAGEGQVQLTWMDAKIHDWVVTPRHGKPVEIQALWLAALEAEKRLSEGVGEVPLFAEEYARAWQGFHALWPQSTLEPTELEQPAPHSQHAVLADGLGPGGQPDLSVRPNAVIALGLGVAPATDAQVDAVLAQAEAQLLTPLGLHTLSPLDSRYLGNYGGPQLIRDAAYHQGTVWPWPLGAYVELLLSRGEVRRARAALSGLLGHLWEAGLGHVSEVFSGNALHPGGCPFQAWSVAEVLRAHVLVSLAEKDQAQKG, from the coding sequence ATGACCCTTCGCGTTCCTCTTTCTGTTTCACCTGGCCCGGCTTCCCGGCACTCCTTTGGGCCACAGGCGGCGCGTGATCCAGCGCTGGAGGTGCTGCTGACAGACGGCCTGGGCGGGTTCGCCCTGAGCAGCCTGGCGGGCGTGCCGACGCGCTGTTATTCGGGCCTGGTGGTCAGTCAGTGGCCGCCGGTTCAACGCTTTACCCACCTGGCCGCGCCACTGGAGGAGCTGGAGGTGGCCGGCGAGCAGGCAGCGCTGCACGCGCTGGAAATCGCGCCGGGCGTGTTCGAGGGCTGTGGGCTGGAACTGCTGTCTGGGGCAACCCTGCACAGCCTCCTGCCGCAGCGCGAACAGTTCTGGCGGGGCGTGCGGGTGCAGCGGCGGCAGGTGATGCCGCGCGAGTCAGGCGCACTGATGTTCCTGTACGACGTGGCGGCGCGGGACAGCGTGACCCTGACGCTGGGTGGGTTCTTTACCGACCGGGACATGCATACCGTCCACCGCCAGGCGCCCAACCTGATGTTTCAGGCAAGCGGAAAGCGCGTGACGGTTCAGGGCGAGCGCGAAACGGTGGTGTGCCTCCACCTGCCGGAGGCGGAGCAGGGTGACCCGAACAAGCCCACAGTGTCTCCCCTGACGCCTGCGCCGTTCGTGCAGCGCCTCTATTACCGGCTGGACGAGGCGCGCGGCGAACCGAGTACCGAGTACGCCCGTGGCTGCGCCCTGTGGCGCGTGACGTTCCCGCCGGGTGGAGGACGCGTGGCCCTGAGCGTGCAGGGGGTGACCCCTCAGACGCCGCCTGTGCCCGACCCATGGGAAGCGCTGGCTGCAGAAATGAGCCGCCGTGACGACCTGATCGAACGCGCCTGGCGGGCCACTGGCGTCACCGACGGGGTGGTGGCGACGCTGGCGCTGGCCGCAGACGCCTATCTGGTGAAACGCGCCCAACCGGACGGCACCAGCGTCATTGCGGGGTACCCGTGGTTCAGCGACTGGGGCCGCGACACCATGATTGCCCTGACCGGCCTGACGCTGCTGACAGGCCGGGCGGAGGCCGCGCAGGGCATCCTGCGCACTTACCTGCACTCTGTGCGGCGCGGCCTGATTCCCAACCATTTTCATGACGACGGCGGTGGGGCCGGGTACAACACCGTGGACGGGGCCCTGTGGCTGGCGGTGGCGCTGGAAAGGTACGTGCGCAGGGCCGGAGACGCTACGTTTGCGCGCGAGTGCCTACCAGCCCTGCGCGAGTTGCTGGGCTGGCATATAGAGGGAACCGATCACGGCATCCGCGTCGACGCGCAAGACGGCTTACTGCGGGCTGGGGAAGGTCAGGTGCAGCTGACCTGGATGGACGCGAAAATTCACGACTGGGTGGTGACCCCGCGTCACGGCAAGCCCGTGGAAATTCAGGCGCTGTGGCTGGCCGCGCTGGAGGCCGAGAAGCGGCTGTCGGAGGGGGTGGGTGAGGTGCCGCTGTTCGCGGAGGAGTACGCCCGCGCCTGGCAGGGCTTTCATGCCTTGTGGCCGCAGAGCACGCTGGAACCCACAGAGCTGGAACAGCCCGCGCCCCATTCGCAGCACGCCGTACTGGCCGACGGATTGGGGCCAGGCGGTCAACCCGACCTGAGCGTGCGCCCCAACGCTGTCATTGCCCTGGGGCTGGGGGTCGCGCCCGCCACTGATGCGCAGGTGGACGCCGTGCTGGCCCAGGCCGAGGCGCAGCTTCTGACGCCGCTGGGCCTGCACACCCTGTCCCCGCTGGACAGCCGTTACCTCGGCAATTACGGCGGCCCGCAGCTGATCCGGGACGCGGCTTACCATCAGGGCACGGTGTGGCCCTGGCCGCTGGGTGCGTACGTGGAGCTGCTGCTGTCGCGCGGGGAGGTGCGCCGCGCCCGGGCGGCCCTGTCCGGCCTGCTGGGCCACCTCTGGGAAGCGGGCCTGGGCCACGTGTCCGAGGTCTTCAGCGGGAACGCCCTGCATCCCGGCGGTTGCCCCTTCCAAGCCTGGAGTGTCGCCGAGGTGCTCCGCGCCCACGTACTGGTGTCGCTGGCAGAAAAGGATCAGGCCCAAAAAGGCTGA
- a CDS encoding FKBP-type peptidyl-prolyl cis-trans isomerase codes for MSELVVDKYHEGNGQPAQVGKLVKVHYTGTLENGQKFDSSRDRGEPIEFPLGVGYVIQGWDQGIAQLRVGDKARLTIPGQLGYGERGVPGVIPPNATLIFDVELVDVGN; via the coding sequence ATGAGTGAATTGGTGGTCGACAAATATCATGAAGGCAACGGACAACCCGCCCAGGTCGGGAAGCTGGTGAAAGTCCACTACACCGGCACGCTGGAGAACGGCCAGAAGTTCGATTCCAGCCGTGACCGCGGCGAACCCATCGAGTTTCCGCTGGGCGTCGGGTATGTCATTCAGGGCTGGGATCAGGGCATCGCGCAACTGCGCGTGGGCGACAAGGCCAGGCTCACGATTCCCGGCCAGCTGGGCTACGGCGAGCGCGGCGTTCCCGGCGTGATTCCCCCCAATGCCACGCTGATTTTCGATGTGGAACTGGTCGACGTTGGCAACTGA
- the recR gene encoding recombination mediator RecR: MKHPPSLLALIRELSRLPGIGPKSAQRLAFHLFEQPREDIERLASALLEAKRDLHTCPICFNITDAEKCDVCSDPSRDQNIIAVVEEPGDVIAIERSGEYRGLYHVLHGVLSPMNGVGPDKLHIKPLLPRIQEGMEVILATGTTVEGDATSLYLQRLLEPLGATVSRIAYGLPVGGALEYADEVTLGRALMGRQQVSKPTPQR, encoded by the coding sequence ATGAAGCACCCCCCCTCGCTGCTGGCCCTGATCCGCGAGTTGTCGCGCTTGCCGGGCATCGGCCCGAAGTCGGCCCAGCGGCTGGCCTTTCACCTGTTCGAGCAGCCGCGTGAGGATATCGAGCGCCTGGCATCGGCGCTCTTGGAGGCGAAGCGTGACCTGCACACCTGTCCTATCTGCTTCAACATCACCGACGCGGAGAAGTGCGACGTGTGCAGCGACCCCAGCCGCGACCAGAACATCATCGCGGTGGTGGAGGAACCCGGCGACGTGATCGCCATCGAGCGCAGTGGCGAGTACCGGGGCCTGTACCATGTCCTGCACGGTGTCCTGAGCCCCATGAACGGTGTGGGACCGGACAAGCTGCACATCAAACCCCTGCTGCCGCGCATTCAGGAAGGGATGGAAGTGATCCTGGCGACCGGCACCACCGTCGAGGGCGACGCCACCTCGCTGTACCTGCAACGCCTGCTGGAACCGCTGGGGGCCACGGTCAGCCGCATCGCTTACGGCCTGCCGGTGGGGGGTGCGCTGGAGTACGCCGACGAGGTGACGCTGGGCCGCGCCCTGATGGGCCGCCAGCAGGTCAGCAAACCCACCCCCCAGCGCTAG